One Streptomyces hundungensis DNA segment encodes these proteins:
- a CDS encoding histidine phosphatase family protein translates to MTTYILRHGQTDYSKRYLVNGDPTKQILLTDEGRQSLGRAWNVLPLHSVATWLTSEFPRARQTASLLMGVPSPELVVDARLNELDYGEFEGKPFLEYAAWLDEHGPRRRPPGAAESQHEGIRRLLTGVLAALEHPAPRVLVGHGLLVSVLHWHGDRATGEPMPLFFPEAPYIEPLAIGDDDLSLLVTELLDDLESAALREITAGGDASILRIGEGPAVATVDAVSPSHSPDKKDLPHA, encoded by the coding sequence GTGACGACGTACATCCTTCGCCATGGACAGACCGACTACAGCAAGCGGTACCTCGTCAACGGCGACCCGACCAAGCAGATCCTTCTGACCGACGAAGGCCGACAGTCGCTCGGCCGTGCGTGGAACGTCCTCCCTCTCCATTCCGTGGCTACCTGGCTGACCAGCGAATTTCCCCGAGCTCGACAGACCGCCTCGCTACTCATGGGCGTCCCCTCGCCCGAGCTGGTTGTCGACGCCCGGCTGAACGAACTCGACTACGGGGAGTTCGAGGGAAAACCCTTCCTCGAATACGCGGCCTGGCTCGACGAGCACGGCCCGCGTCGGCGCCCGCCGGGCGCCGCGGAGTCGCAGCACGAGGGCATACGCAGGCTGCTCACCGGCGTCCTCGCCGCTCTGGAGCACCCAGCGCCCCGCGTCCTGGTCGGGCACGGCCTGCTGGTGTCCGTCCTCCACTGGCATGGAGATCGCGCGACTGGCGAGCCCATGCCGCTGTTCTTCCCCGAGGCTCCCTATATCGAGCCGCTCGCCATCGGCGACGACGATCTTTCCCTCTTGGTCACGGAGCTCTTGGATGATCTTGAATCGGCCGCTCTGCGCGAGATCACCGCCGGTGGTGACGCGTCGATATTGCGGATCGGCGAGGGTCCGGCGGTTGCTACCGTCGATGCGGTATCCCCATCCCACTCGCCGGATAAGAAGGATCTTCCCCATGCATGA
- a CDS encoding aminoglycoside phosphotransferase family protein, with protein MTKRTLGEIPAGCRQRLLAHYGPAVKPWLDAVPGLLARAAGRWKLTLVAYHDAGHASVIAIAARPDGRPLLLKAWVDPSRFRHEVEALRLWARGPTVEVVEAADDLAMAALELIGGQPGGAGRPRRELQMVAAAVHGLHTLGRHRLRSEQLPLLTDYLAHEVRPQIERRMSELDLGGWRPLVEAGFAAVADLEEGSRRATVLHADLYRENVLFDWRGHPRLIDPLPMVGDPAFDWAFWTVYYELGRGTTALLAVASRASRIPVPALAPWCRLLAIHGLLFYVESGDPRATFMATVLSDLLATATTPRSGS; from the coding sequence ATGACGAAGCGGACGCTCGGAGAGATCCCCGCGGGGTGCAGGCAACGGCTGCTCGCGCACTACGGGCCTGCGGTCAAGCCGTGGCTCGACGCAGTCCCGGGGCTGCTGGCACGTGCGGCAGGGAGGTGGAAGCTGACGCTCGTGGCGTACCACGACGCCGGCCACGCCTCGGTGATCGCGATCGCCGCCCGACCCGACGGGCGTCCGCTGCTCCTCAAAGCATGGGTTGATCCATCTCGCTTTCGCCACGAGGTGGAGGCATTACGGCTCTGGGCCCGCGGACCCACGGTCGAGGTCGTGGAGGCCGCAGACGACCTCGCCATGGCCGCGCTCGAACTCATCGGCGGGCAACCCGGCGGCGCGGGTCGGCCGCGACGGGAGCTGCAGATGGTGGCGGCGGCCGTCCACGGGCTCCATACCTTGGGGCGCCACAGGCTCCGGTCGGAGCAGCTTCCGCTCCTCACCGACTACCTCGCCCACGAAGTCCGTCCGCAGATCGAGCGGCGGATGAGCGAACTCGACCTTGGTGGCTGGCGTCCCCTCGTCGAAGCAGGGTTCGCTGCCGTCGCCGATCTGGAGGAAGGCTCCCGCCGAGCGACGGTGCTGCACGCCGACCTGTACCGGGAGAACGTCTTGTTCGACTGGCGGGGACATCCCCGGCTGATCGATCCGCTCCCCATGGTGGGTGACCCCGCGTTCGACTGGGCGTTCTGGACCGTCTACTACGAGCTCGGACGCGGGACGACCGCACTGCTGGCCGTCGCCTCACGTGCGTCTCGGATCCCCGTCCCCGCGCTCGCACCCTGGTGCCGACTCCTGGCGATCCACGGCCTCCTCTTCTACGTGGAGTCCGGCGACCCACGCGCGACGTTCATGGCCACCGTGCTCAGCGATCTTCTGGCGACAGCGACAACCCCTCGGAGCGGATCGTGA